A portion of the Juglans microcarpa x Juglans regia isolate MS1-56 chromosome 1D, Jm3101_v1.0, whole genome shotgun sequence genome contains these proteins:
- the LOC121264368 gene encoding probable E3 ubiquitin-protein ligase HIP1 yields the protein MGHRPLSNSMEMSEIDQDLYQSRGTAEQSYIHMGRGATPENGSVVYPMENTLSGIYCSPYQNLEYRPVQHSLLSARMEGPQFRAADSGASYDPFLHSPAPGSSYMVPENSAGHAHMSYYNSHTTQEVESALLDPTMGTGRNPFKRKSPDLSLGCETGSTSRFYATGSSSSSSESQPEKSTSDYRHFSSSSNGLPPYRSGNFPFGSEDALRNVRSRSRLDVDPMGRSYMSNQSFHHYRPMTHLTSHSGTVDITNINADINAHDQNHVIPPTAAHRRLPTSETIGINHEMNQFLVGGRTLDTDRLHRDSLAIRNPVSPPQYPSGIHPQIVSEGRGNYSRRAMSSYRASPSCSQLGHEAARSANGPLFLSETHSSRYLRPSSARGWCNNHLDGRSRISSERFESISNAGEAHDRMGPEALMMVDHPPIYGPRNLFDQYRDMRLDIDNMSYEELLALGERIGNVSTGLSENFISKCLVETTYSSKLILEEARCAICLEEYKNKEEIGTVNNCGHDYHAVCIKKWLLMKNACPICKVPALSDSLKE from the exons ATGGGACACAGGCCCTTGTCCAACTCAATGGAAATGTCTGAGATAGACCAAGATCTTTACCAAAGTCGTGGAACTGCTGAACAGTCTTACATTCATATGG GAAGGGGTGCCACTCCAGAAAATGGTTCTGTTGTTTATCCAATGGAAAATACACTGAGTGGAATATACTGTTCCCCTTACCAGAACTTGGAATACAGGCCTGTTCAACATTCCTTATTAAGTGCAAGAATGGAAGGTCCACAATTTCGAGCGGCTGATTCAGGTGCATCTTATGATCCATTTCTACACTCTCCAGCTCCTGGAAGCTCTTATATGGTCCCAGAGAATAGTGCTGGCCATGCCCATATGAGTTACTATAATAGCCACACTACCCAGGAAGTAGAGAGTGCTTTACTAGATCCTACAATGGGAACTGGAAGAAACCCTTTCAAGAGAAAAAGCCCTGACCTTTCTTTAGGCTGTGAGACAGGCAGCACAAGCAGATTTTATGCCACTGGAAGTTCCTCCAGTTCTTCTGAATCTCAGCCTGAAAAATCAACTTCAGACTATAGacatttcagttcaagttccaATGGCTTACCCCCCTACAGGAGTGGCAATTTCCCATTTGGTAGTGAAGATGCTCTTAGGAATGTGAGAAGCCGATCTAGACTTGATGTGGATCCCATGGGGAGAAGTTATATGTCAAATCAATCTTTTCACCATTACCGTCCGATGACTCATTTGACCAGCCATTCTGGAACAGTGGACATTACTAATATAAATGCAGATATCAACGCTCATGATCAGAACCATGTCATTCCACCTACTGCTGCACATCGAAGGCTTCCGACTTCAG AAACCATTGGCATTAACCATGAGATGAATCAGTTTCTTGTTGGGGGAAGGACTTTAGATACCGATCGTCTCCATCGTGATTCCTTAGCAATTAGAAATCCTGTTTCACCACCACAATATCCTAGTGGTATTCATCCTCAGATCGTGAGTGAAGGTCGTGGAAATTATTCTCGAAGAGCTATGTCTTCATACAGAGCCAGTCCAAGTTGTTCCCAGTTGGGACATGAAGCAGCTCGCTCAGCAAATGGTCCGCTGTTTCTCTCAGAAACTCATTCTTCCAGATATTTAAGGCCATCATCTGCCAGAGGCTGGTGTAACAATCATTTGGATGGAAGGTCGAGGATATCTAGTGAGAGGTTTGAATCAATTTCTAATGCTGGGGAAGCACATGATAGGATGGGACCTGAG GCTCTAATGATGGTGGATCACCCGCCCATTTATGGCCCCAGAAATTTGTTTGATCAGTATAGGGACATGAGGCTCGACATTGACAACATGAGTTATGAG GAACTACTTGCACTAGGAGAAAGAATAGGGAATGTAAGCACTGGCTTGTCTGAGAATTTCATTTCAAAGTGCTTAGTGGAGACAACATATTCTTCAAAACTTATCCTGGAGGAGGCACGCTGTGCTATTTGCCTT GAAGAGTACAAGAACAAGGAGGAAATTGGGACAGTGAACAATTGTGGCCATGACTACCATGCGGTCTGCATAAAGAAATGGCTATTGATGAAGAATGCCTGCCCCATCTGCAAAGTTCCTGCTCTCTCAGATAGTTTGAAGGAGTAA
- the LOC121264405 gene encoding LOW QUALITY PROTEIN: probable ubiquitin-conjugating enzyme E2 C (The sequence of the model RefSeq protein was modified relative to this genomic sequence to represent the inferred CDS: inserted 1 base in 1 codon) yields the protein MEVRPPNPTADNSSIPQQHHHRHAPAAASLKQPAASPVSVDTASVSHRLQKELMSLMMSGGDLGVSAFPEXESIFTWIGTIEGGKETMYEGLSYKLSLRFPLDYPFKPPQVKFETMCFHPNVDQFGNICLDILQDKWSSAYDCRTILLSIQSLLGEPNPESPLNSYAAALWNNKEDYQKMVHKQYFSGEAFES from the exons ATGGAGGTCCGACCCCCCAATCCGACGGCCGACAACTCCTCCATCCCGCAGCAGCATCACCACCGTCATGCACCCGCAGCAGCTTCACTCAAACAACCCGCTGCTTCGCCTGTCTCTGTCGACACCGCCTCTGTCTCTCATAG GCTTCAAAAGGAATTGATGTCTCTTATG ATGAGCGGAGGAGATCTTGGAGTATCAGCTTTTCCCG GCGAGAGCATTTTTACATGGATTGGCACAATCGAGGGTGGAAAAGAAACAATGTATGAGGGGTTATCTTACAAGCTCTCCTTGCGTTTTCCCCTTGACTACCCTTTTAAACCACCCCAAGTCAAGTTTGAGACAATGTGCTTCCATCCAAATGTTGATCAGTTTGGAAACATATGTCTTGACATACTTCAG GATAAATGGTCTTCAGCTTATGATTGCAGAACAATTCTTTTGTCCATTCAGAGTCTATTGGGAG AGCCTAACCCAGAGAGTCCTCTCAACAGCTATGCTGCAGCTTTGTGGAACAATAAGGAAG ATTACCAAAAAATGGTTCACAAACAGTACTTTTCTGGAGAGGCGTTTGAAAGCTGA